A region from the uncultured Macellibacteroides sp. genome encodes:
- a CDS encoding putative sulfate exporter family transporter: MEAIVRFLRINKKVVYGFLLVFCFLPVVTPPVALFTGLLFALICGEAFPAFNKKSSKYLLQVSVVGLGFGMNLHQALASGKEGMMFTIISVAGTLLIGAYVALRMRVEKKTGYLISSGTAICGGSAIAAVAPVINADDNQISVSLGTVFILNAIALFLFPVLGHLVGLTQHQFGMWAAISIHDTSSVVGAGAAYGEEALKVATTVKLTRALWIIPVAFVTSFFFKNKSGKVYIPWFILFFVVAMLTNTFLSLPAELTSGFVWLARKGLTLSLFFIGASLSRDVLRKVGVRPLAQGILLWIITGISSLIYIYYFC, from the coding sequence ATGGAAGCAATTGTGAGGTTTTTGAGGATTAATAAAAAGGTTGTTTATGGTTTTTTGCTCGTTTTTTGTTTCTTACCAGTAGTTACTCCCCCGGTAGCCTTGTTCACGGGTTTACTTTTTGCTTTGATCTGCGGAGAAGCTTTTCCTGCGTTTAATAAAAAATCGTCGAAGTATCTTTTGCAGGTCTCAGTAGTCGGATTAGGTTTCGGTATGAATCTTCATCAGGCGTTGGCTTCCGGGAAAGAGGGCATGATGTTTACCATCATTTCTGTGGCTGGTACTTTGTTGATTGGGGCCTATGTTGCTTTGCGCATGAGGGTAGAAAAAAAGACCGGGTATCTTATTAGTTCCGGAACAGCTATCTGTGGAGGAAGTGCCATTGCAGCGGTTGCACCGGTAATAAACGCAGACGATAATCAGATATCTGTTTCGCTGGGAACGGTATTTATTCTGAATGCCATCGCTCTTTTTCTTTTCCCTGTACTGGGCCATTTGGTTGGACTCACGCAACATCAGTTTGGTATGTGGGCAGCTATTTCTATTCATGACACAAGCTCTGTGGTGGGTGCCGGTGCGGCTTATGGTGAAGAGGCATTGAAAGTGGCAACTACGGTGAAGCTTACCAGGGCCTTATGGATTATTCCGGTTGCGTTTGTTACTTCCTTTTTCTTTAAAAATAAATCAGGGAAGGTTTATATACCTTGGTTTATCCTATTTTTTGTGGTGGCAATGCTTACCAATACCTTTTTATCTTTGCCGGCAGAATTGACTTCGGGTTTCGTGTGGCTTGCACGTAAAGGCTTAACGCTGTCCCTCTTTTTCATCGGAGCCTCACTATCGAGAGATGTGTTACGCAAAGTAGGTGTGCGTCCGTTGGCACAGGGCATTCTGCTTTGGATTATTACCGGTATATCTTCGTTGATTTATATTTATTATTTCTGCTGA
- a CDS encoding LysR substrate-binding domain-containing protein, with product MSDFRLKVFLCVARNLSFTKASQELYITQPAITKHIHELESLYKIRLFERLGNKIALTPAGVLLQEHSKRIMSGYKQLDYEMHLLQNVCTGELRLGASTTIAQYVLPPFLARFIEKFPQVSLSLLNGNSRDVENALQEKRIDLGMVEGIIRQPNLKYTTFMKDELVAVVSTRSKLVKLDEITVEELRKVPLVLRERGSGTLDVLETSLLYHNVKLSDLNVRMYLGSTESIKLFLENTDCMGIVSVRSIARELVAGLFKVVEIKDLGMQREFSFVRLQGEESGLSQVFIQFTEHYNKNL from the coding sequence ATGTCAGATTTCAGATTAAAAGTATTTCTCTGTGTAGCGCGAAATCTGAGTTTTACGAAGGCATCTCAGGAGCTTTATATAACTCAGCCAGCTATAACCAAGCATATACATGAATTGGAGAGTCTTTACAAGATACGTCTTTTTGAACGATTGGGAAATAAAATAGCGCTGACTCCTGCAGGTGTGTTGCTGCAGGAGCATAGCAAACGTATCATGTCTGGTTACAAACAGCTGGACTATGAGATGCATCTGCTTCAGAATGTGTGTACCGGCGAACTACGTCTGGGTGCAAGTACCACAATCGCACAGTATGTGTTGCCTCCGTTTCTGGCACGGTTTATTGAAAAGTTCCCTCAGGTGAGTTTATCCTTGCTGAATGGAAATTCGCGGGATGTGGAAAATGCCTTGCAAGAAAAGCGAATAGATTTAGGTATGGTGGAGGGAATCATCCGCCAGCCTAATCTTAAGTATACTACGTTTATGAAGGACGAACTGGTGGCTGTGGTGAGTACACGCAGTAAACTGGTAAAGCTGGATGAGATAACAGTAGAGGAACTTCGCAAAGTGCCTCTGGTACTTCGCGAAAGAGGATCGGGCACACTTGATGTACTTGAAACGTCGTTACTTTATCATAACGTTAAATTATCGGATTTGAATGTGCGGATGTATTTGGGAAGCACCGAGAGTATAAAGCTTTTCCTCGAAAACACAGATTGCATGGGCATTGTTTCTGTTCGCTCCATTGCCCGCGAATTGGTTGCCGGTCTTTTTAAAGTAGTGGAGATAAAAGATCTGGGTATGCAGCGGGAGTTTTCTTTTGTCCGTTTGCAAGGAGAGGAGAGTGGACTTTCCCAAGTGTTTATACAATTCACTGAGCATTATAACAAAAACTTATAA